In Alteromonas sp. V450, the following proteins share a genomic window:
- a CDS encoding histone deacetylase, whose amino-acid sequence MTTPLVFHPIYSQLDLPERHRFPIEKYVGIRDELLNRGVEASRFVTPSPVDLSFLTAYYDPDYVDALSAGALDKKAMRRIGFPWSQQLIERTRTAVAGTCLTANLALEHGKALNLTGGYHHAFADFGSGFCLFNDLYLAAKTMQQTPSIENVLIVDLDVHQGDGTAKLAESDRDIFTLSIHGEKNFPYRKQNSDIDIGLAKGTEDDEYLTTLEEALTLALRQFQPDAIIYDAGVDVHKNDDLGHLHISTHGVYERDKRVFALAERLGVPIAAVIGGGYQRDIAALVDVHIQLYRAAGVIE is encoded by the coding sequence ATGACAACACCACTCGTATTCCACCCTATTTATAGCCAGTTAGATCTTCCCGAGCGACACCGATTTCCCATTGAGAAGTATGTAGGTATTCGTGATGAATTGTTAAATCGTGGTGTGGAAGCATCGCGTTTTGTTACTCCATCACCGGTTGATCTTTCTTTTCTCACTGCCTATTACGATCCGGACTATGTTGATGCACTAAGTGCTGGCGCATTAGATAAGAAAGCCATGCGCCGCATAGGCTTTCCCTGGTCGCAGCAGCTGATTGAGCGTACCCGTACTGCCGTTGCAGGAACCTGTTTAACAGCCAACCTAGCCTTAGAGCATGGAAAAGCATTGAATTTAACGGGCGGGTATCATCACGCGTTTGCTGATTTTGGCTCGGGTTTTTGCTTGTTCAATGACTTGTACTTGGCGGCCAAAACCATGCAGCAAACCCCATCTATCGAAAATGTGCTCATTGTCGATTTAGACGTACATCAGGGGGATGGTACCGCTAAGCTTGCCGAAAGCGATCGCGATATCTTTACCTTATCAATCCATGGAGAAAAAAACTTTCCATACAGAAAGCAGAACTCAGACATTGATATCGGGCTTGCTAAGGGGACAGAAGATGATGAGTATTTAACTACGCTTGAAGAGGCGCTGACATTAGCCTTAAGACAGTTTCAGCCCGACGCTATTATTTATGATGCGGGTGTTGATGTGCATAAGAACGACGACCTAGGGCACTTGCATATATCTACCCACGGTGTATATGAAAGAGACAAGCGAGTTTTTGCTTTAGCCGAGCGTCTTGGCGTTCCAATTGCTGCGGTAATTGGTGGAGGCTATCAAAGAGATATTGCTGCGCTGGTGGACGTGCATATTCAGCTTTATCGCGCTGCCGGCGTTATTGAATGA